The nucleotide sequence ATCTGCATTACGTAGGTATGGTCAAGCTCGTACGCGATGCCACGGAAGAGGAACTTCACCCCCGCCATAGTTGCGGTTGTGGTTGCGGTCACGATCATGGCAGTTGCGGTGACGGCTGTGGAGATTGCTGCGACGGTTGTCATTAACAGACACATAAGAGCGAGGGCGGGTGCATGGCTGCGACCCGCCCTCATCGTTTCCTACTAATAAGCTAATATCCGATTATCAACATAACCCCGACAGCGATTATCACAGAAAACAGGAGATAAAGAACCGAAGCCCACAGTGTGCGCCCCAACGTTTTCCAAAACTTATCGGGGAAAAACGAATACGCCGCCCAATAAGTGGGGAGCAAGCAAAGAACCATCGAAGTCCACTCATACACCGTATAATACGAGGCGTCCAACACCCACCCGATAGGCATTAACACCAACGAAAGCAAAATATACAACACCGACAGGTAACAACAACCCAGCAGATACTCTACCCAATTGTACCGCGCAGCACCGGCCTTGCGGAAGGCAATCTTGACAGCCAACACCATGAACGGAACCGTGACGATAGTGAGTAAAGTATAGTGCTCGACAATCCAATTGTGAGTAGCCGATCCCTCGATAGTCGAAATAGTCCCGGCCCCACCCTCGATATGTCCGAAGAAAAGAAGGATTACACACCATACCGCCAGTAACGGGATAGGAGCCATATAACCTTTGCGACGTCCGGCGAAGTAATCACTTATTAGCCGGTCGGGGTGGACGACCAACGTACGCGTTGTCTTAACAAAGGTATTGTCGACATGAAAAATACCATGCAGAATATTGTCCCACACACTCTTCCAAGTCAATCGCTCCACCGTGGATTTTTGACCGCAATGGTTACAAAAGTTACCTTCAAATTCGGTTCCGCAATTTTTGCAAATCATCTCCTTCTCGTCATTAAAAATCGGGAGACAAAGATACATCGTCACACACTTCTCGCCAACAAACAACAGCCCGAATTTTCAAAAATAGTTCGTCGGGCGGTGTGGCCGGCGGTTACAGGCCAACCGGATATCGCTCTTCACGGCCGACATCGCCCCCTTGTATTGCAACTGACGGCGAACGCTCTCCTCGGGTTGTTTCGTAGCGAACCATTGATTCAAAACATGATGTACTATCGCCCGTTCAAGCTGATGACAAATTGATTCATCGAGCGCCAACGGGCGTTGCCGAGACAAAAAAACGGCAAAAACAAGTGCTGTTTCGGAGGAAACAGACTCATCGGATAAATAGGCAGACAAAGCCCGCATCATTTCGTCCCGGGCATCGGCAAGCCAACGGGAAAGAAATGGTTTATCGTCTTCGGAAAAAATTATAGAACGGCTCCACCCCAACTTCAAATCAGACTGTCCCACTAAACTTTTTGCCACATAGGAACTTTCGGCAATCAACTCACGCAATATCTGTTCTTCTGAGAATGAAAATACGACTGTCTCAAACTCAAACGGATTTTCTACATTTCTTATCTTTTTCATTTCCTTCTTATGATATAAAAAAACAATATGACAATAAAAATCATTAGGACACACCCCGACACTCTATGAGTGTCCATTTCCTTTGAACTACGATGGTTTTGTTCCTTCTCCGAACGAGATTGTAAGGCAGCGGCCTCGTTTAATGAATCAGAAACGGCAGTCTCGTTCCGAGCGACAACTTTTTTCGATTGTTTCAAACGAGTAATCGAAATGGAAGGATTGACAGTTTCGTCCCGTACGGAATCGAACACATCGACATGTGTCCATTCCCATTCGGTAAGCCCCGACCATTCATTCCGACACAGCGAATCAATGACGACATGTAAATCGCGATCAATAGAATGCACACGATTTTCCCGAGCCTCACCGACTGTCTGCCGAGACGTATGACATGCCCAAACAAAAACTGGAAAAACAATACACAAAATATAAGGAAACCTTTTCACGATACACCTCCTTTTTGCATACGATAAATTGTCAACAGAGCCGACCGCTCGGACAAATAAAAACGAGGAGCTCGTTTTTCTGCCAATATCGTACAAAGCGCATCGTTAAACGGGACTTGGGGACGTCGCCTCAAATAGCTCGCCAACATATTGGCCAAATCGTTGTACATCTCTGTTCTTGTCGACGACACACATCGAGGTGAATAGCCTTTAAAAATTCGTTTCACATTCCGCCTCGCTTCCTCATAACTGATATAGAAACGAGGAGCTATGGAATAAACCACATGCCTGACAATCTGCTCCCGGGGAACATTCACGGCCATTTTTCCCAATGATTTGAGGGCTTCGTTGTATGCCCTAAACAAATCTCGGTCTCTTTCTTCCTTGTAATATAGTTCCATATAATTCTTATTACAAGAAGAGATACAAAAACATAGCTTTCTCAAAAGCCTTTACGAAACGGGTAACACAAATATATATCCAAATTGGTATAAATACAAATATTTATGGTTATTTTACCACAATATTATATTTTTTTATTTTTTCAGATGTTAATTTAGAGACGAGATGGAGTAGAAAATATGTATTTTTGAGGTGATAAACCAAATAATAAAATGAATTTCAGAACGGCCATAAATTTTCCCGGTAATCCCGGATATATCGACCATCGGCAACAAATTTTGTTGCTGGGGTCGTGCTTTGCCGAAAACATAGGCTTATGGCTGCAACAGCGTAAATTCAATGTCGATATAAATCCATTCGGCACATTATACAATCCCCTTTCCATTGCCCAAAGCTGGGAACGAATCGTCGAGGGAAAAGCGATTATTGAAAACGAACTTTTCGCTTTCAATAATCTATGGCACAGTTACGATCACCATTCCCGATTCTCGGGGTGCGACAAGAAGGCCACGTTATCGCTCATGAACCGCCGAATCGAAAAAAGCCACCGCCAAGTACCGAATATCGACCGAATAATCATCACATGGGGAACCGCTTATGTATTCCGATTAAAAGAGACGGGTAAAGTTGTCGCCAACTGCCACAAACAACCGGCCTCGATATTCGACCGAATGCTGTTATCGGTCGATGAAATAGTTTCCCGATGGAGAGACATCATAAAATATATCGAAGACAATCTACCTCAATGTCGTATATTGTTCACCGTGAGCCCCATACGTCACCTTAGCGACGGAGCACACGGCAACCAAATAAGCAAATCGACGCTGCTACTGGCGATAAACCGATTACAACAAGAGTTCGGGATTTGCGATTACTTTCCTTCTTATGAAATCATGATGGACGATCTGAGGGATTATCGTTTCTACGATACCGACATGACGCACCCCTCGAAATCGGCGATCGCTTATATAACCGAAATATTGGAGGAAGCATACCTTTCTCCCGAAAGCAAAGAAATAGCCTCTCAATGGTACAAGATACAAAGAGCTTTGGAGCATCGCCCCCTGATGCCCGATAAAGACGAGTACACTATTTTTTTACAACATACGCTCGACAAGGTCATGAGATTTCAACAAATGTATCCTTACATAAATGTATCGAACGAAATTACAGAATTAAACACAAGAATCAGTCAAATATGAATTACACGATTACCGAAATAGCAACTATCGTCAAGGCACAGAAAAGAGCCTACAAAGACTATACTATCACGGCTCTATTAACCGACAGCCGTTCTCTCACGTTTCCCGAGGAGACTTTGTTTTTCGCCTTGGTTACCGAACGAAACGACGGTCACCGTTACATCAAAGATCTCTACCGAAAAGGAGTACGAAACTTCGTGGTAGAACATCGGATAGCCGATGAAGAGCTTATGCCCGAAGCAAATTTCATCATCGTAAAAAACACATTAGATGCCTTGCAACAATTAGCTGCGACACATCGAAAAAAATTCGATATACCGGTAATCGGTGTTACGGGAAGCAACGGAAAGACCACAGTCAAAGAGTGGCTTTATCAACTTCTCCAACCAGACTACAATACGGTGCGCTCTCCCCGCAGTTACAACTCTCAAATAGGAGTCCCGTTATCGGTATGGCAAATAGGGTCGAAAACCGAGATGGCTATTTTTGAAGCCGGAATTTCTCAACCCGATGAAATGATTCATTTGGAAGAAATCATCAAACCGACGCTCGGTTTGATAACCAATATCGGAGAAGCCCACCAAGAGGGATTCCAAACCATACAGCAGAAATGCATCGAAAAACTCACTTTATTGAAAGCCTGTGATTGCATTATTTACGATGGAGACAACGAACTTATCTGCGAATGCGTGGAGAAACTCTGCTTCGGGTGTCGAGAAATTGCTTGGTCCAGAAAAGACCGGGACAAACCGCTGTACATCTCCAAAATAATCAAAGGCAACGATTCTACAAAAATAGAATATACTTACTTGCAATACCACAGTTATATTACTATCCCATTCGTAGAAGATGCTTCCATCGAAAATGCGATTCATTGTCTGGCAGTCATGCTTTACTACAACCGACCGCCCGAAGCGATAACCGACCGCATGAAGCGTTTGACTCCGGTAGCCATGCGTATGGAAGTCAAAGAAGGGATAAACAACTGCCTAATTATAAACGACAGCTATAACTCGGATATCAATTCACTCACCATAGCCCTCGACTTTCAAAATCGAAGGGCGGCAGCCAAAGGTATGCGCCGCACGCTTATACTGTCGGACATTTACCAGACGGGGCTACCCCCGGCCAGCCTATACCGGAAAGTCGCCGATATCATATTGCACAAAGGAATAGAACGCCTCATCGGGATAGGCCCGGTAATCTCGGATAACGCTTACCTTTTCAATCTCGAAAAAGAATTTT is from Barnesiella intestinihominis YIT 11860 and encodes:
- a CDS encoding bifunctional UDP-N-acetylmuramoyl-tripeptide:D-alanyl-D-alanine ligase/alanine racemase, yielding MNYTITEIATIVKAQKRAYKDYTITALLTDSRSLTFPEETLFFALVTERNDGHRYIKDLYRKGVRNFVVEHRIADEELMPEANFIIVKNTLDALQQLAATHRKKFDIPVIGVTGSNGKTTVKEWLYQLLQPDYNTVRSPRSYNSQIGVPLSVWQIGSKTEMAIFEAGISQPDEMIHLEEIIKPTLGLITNIGEAHQEGFQTIQQKCIEKLTLLKACDCIIYDGDNELICECVEKLCFGCREIAWSRKDRDKPLYISKIIKGNDSTKIEYTYLQYHSYITIPFVEDASIENAIHCLAVMLYYNRPPEAITDRMKRLTPVAMRMEVKEGINNCLIINDSYNSDINSLTIALDFQNRRAAAKGMRRTLILSDIYQTGLPPASLYRKVADIILHKGIERLIGIGPVISDNAYLFNLEKEFYPTTESFLAQLDPADFHNELILIKGAREFHFELISETLELKQHETILEINLDAIVHNYNLFKSKLRPETKIICMVKAFGYGAGSYELAKTLQDRGADFLAVAVADEGAELRKAGITMPILVMNPEMSSFRTLFSYYLEPEIYSFELLRAIIAEGEKLGLAGYPVHIKIDSGMHRLGFEEKDMEQVVEILNDQTVVIARSVFSHFAGSDEKRFDDYSHRQIETFSRCADYLQQHSKHKILRHILNTAGILRFPEYQMDMVRLGIGLYGVSPIDTPCGLETVSTLKTTILQIKTLSAGETIGYGRKGVLSRDSRIAAIPIGYADGLDRHLGNGKGGVVVNGKRAAIVGNICMDVCMIDVTDIDCKPGDRVEIFGEQLPVTEIAEKLDTIPYEILTSVSTRVKRIYYRE
- a CDS encoding GSCFA domain-containing protein, with translation MNFRTAINFPGNPGYIDHRQQILLLGSCFAENIGLWLQQRKFNVDINPFGTLYNPLSIAQSWERIVEGKAIIENELFAFNNLWHSYDHHSRFSGCDKKATLSLMNRRIEKSHRQVPNIDRIIITWGTAYVFRLKETGKVVANCHKQPASIFDRMLLSVDEIVSRWRDIIKYIEDNLPQCRILFTVSPIRHLSDGAHGNQISKSTLLLAINRLQQEFGICDYFPSYEIMMDDLRDYRFYDTDMTHPSKSAIAYITEILEEAYLSPESKEIASQWYKIQRALEHRPLMPDKDEYTIFLQHTLDKVMRFQQMYPYINVSNEITELNTRISQI
- a CDS encoding DUF3667 domain-containing protein; translated protein: MICKNCGTEFEGNFCNHCGQKSTVERLTWKSVWDNILHGIFHVDNTFVKTTRTLVVHPDRLISDYFAGRRKGYMAPIPLLAVWCVILLFFGHIEGGAGTISTIEGSATHNWIVEHYTLLTIVTVPFMVLAVKIAFRKAGAARYNWVEYLLGCCYLSVLYILLSLVLMPIGWVLDASYYTVYEWTSMVLCLLPTYWAAYSFFPDKFWKTLGRTLWASVLYLLFSVIIAVGVMLIIGY